AAGAGTGATAAGCAAGATATATTCTGATACATTAAGTGCGGGAGAACATCGCTGGCGCTGGGATGGGATAGATAAAAAGGGAAAACTGGCAGCCAGTGGAGTGTATGTGTATCAGTTAAAAGTGCCGGGATATAAAAAAATTACCAGGAAGATGACGGTAATTAGATAGACCAGCTATCATTCATCTTGTGATGATAAACGCAGCCAGCGTTCTTCCAGTTCGCTTAATTCCTGTTCAATCATCTCCTGTTTAGCTGAATTTTCTTTAAAAATGTGAAGGTTTCATATTAGCAGCATTCTGAAGAATTTGATCTTGAAGCTCCTTTTTATCTAATTTCAGTTGCTCAATTTTGTTTTCTATTTCTTCCATCTCGCGAAGCTGTAAGTACCCCCAAACGTTTGAGTTTATCAGATTTTCTCTGCTGCTCCAATTTATGTGTGTTTTGAGCTTTGGTCTCCTGTAATTGACTATCTTGAAACCTTTTCACCAGCAGATAGCCTGAATAATTACCCGGAAATTTGATTATTCCAAGATCTGTGAAAACAAATAGGAAATCAACAACTCTGTTCAAAAAATACCGATCATGGGATACTGTGATAATGCATCCTTTGAAGGCATCCAGATAGTCTTCTAAGATCTCCAGGGTTTTAATATCAAGAACATTCGTAGGCTCATCGAGGCTAATAAAATTTGCCACAAACATAAGCGAAGAGAGCAGATATAATCTTTTCTTTTCACACCCGAAGATGAACTTCAATTTTAACTGCCGCAATTTCTGATCATAGGAAAATATGTTCTGATGACATAACCCTCTTCAGTTTCAGCAACATCATACTTTTCCACTTCAGTCCAGGGAATTTCATACAAGGCAGCAAAACCTGTGCTATCTATCACTACAAAATTGCCTGATTGAACCTGATTAGTTGTATTCCATTTATTCCAAAATCGTATCCATATCAGCAATTGTAGCACAATACCTAGTAAATGTAAGATTAAAGTTCCATTATTAAAGATAGGACGATCATCGATCTCGTGCTCTACATAAGAATTTGCTAGGCAAACCTTTTTTTCATGAGCTTCCATCCAGGCCAGATTGTCCCACTCACTTAACCAAGCTTTATCTCATGCCTGGTTATCACGTCAATAAGCTGCTGAATAATATCTTGACCCGGTTCAAGCCTAACAAACACTGCCTTATCTATCGTTTTGCTCTTCATAATCTACTCCTGAATACTGATTACCCATAGCATTAGCAAATGTAAAATAACAAATTTTTGCTAACTCAGTAACCGGTGTGAAGACGTTCAACTTAAGTTATTGATATCATTGCAGTTTTTTAAATTTTGTTGCAAAATAAATGAACAGTCTCAGAAATCCGAGGGGATAGGTGTATATAATTTTATCTTGACAAGAAAAAGTAAAAAAAGCAAAAAAAACACTATAGGGAGGGGTAATTGAAAATTCGGCAAAGATTATTGTATTTTGAGATGCTGGTTTATATTATTGAAGCCTGGTTGTTATTGACTAGTAACCAGTTAAAAAAAGTAAAGAATTATCAAAAATCAGACATACATGATCTTTCTCCGAAGGATTTAGAACGGATAGTGGAATTTGTAGATAGCAAATCTGAATTTTATCTTAAAGGAAATCCGAATAGATGCTTTTACAGAGCATTTATTCTCTATAACATATTGAGCAAAATGGGATTAGATCTAAAAATAAATATTGGAATGAGCAATATGGATGATCAAAGGGAAGCTAAAGGTCATTGCTGGTTAAGCCAGGAAGGGAAAGATCTTTTTGAAGATGAAGAACCCGAAAAATATCCAGTCTATCTGGGCGTTAGGGAGAAAATTAGATACTGGATGAATGATAGCAGCTATATGCAGGGCAAGCATCTACAAAAAAAGAAAAATCAAAAAAGAAATCAGGAGAATTAATGGATTTTTATAACCCAGAAACCAAATTCAAGTTAAATGAAATGATCACATGGAGAGATGTTGACGATGAATTGATCGTACTGGAACTTGAATCAGGAAATTATTTTTCTATGAATGATGTTGGCAGATTTATCTGGCTGAAAGTGATAGAAGAAAAAGATTTTGGCACAATTGTAGATCTGATCACGTCTGAATATGATACCATTGAAGATCAAGCAAAACAGGATGCATCCCATTTTATAAAAGGATTAATTGATAAGAAGATAATAGAATGTCAATAAATACAAAACTCACCGAGTGAGTAAATTCTAAGGAGGAAAAGATGGCTAAAAAAGCAAAGAAAACGTATGAAGCTCCATTATTCATACAACACAATCCACTTGAAACTGTTAGTTCAACAATTTATTATTATTGGTATTAAGGGTTGTATTCCAGTTGTTAATATCGATAACAAAGTCTGAGCTTTCTCAAAAACATGACACAGCACTTATTTTTTTTCATTTTTAAAAGAAATCAGGTGGAGAACTAAGCTTCTTCACCTGATTAATTAAGCTATTCGGATGTTACATATATGTCAAATAATTCTTATGATATAGTGGATTACCAATTTGTATCACCGTTAATGACACTCCCATAAAATGAGAACTTACGGGTATGCTAAGATTGAATCAAATATCTGAAAATATACAAAAATAATGTTTAGAGTTGCAGTTCAGAAATCATGGTTCAAATATGATTTATTTTTCCTTGTTCAATCTTCATTAGTAGAGAGTTCGAGCCAGCGTTCTTCGAGTTTGCCTAATTCCTTTGCAATCAACTCCTGTTTAGCTGAATTTTCTTTAAAATCTGCAGGTTTCATATTAGCAGCATTCTGAAGGATGTGATCTTGAAGTTCCTTTTTATCTAATTCCAGTTGTTCAATTCTGTTTTCTATCTCTCCCATCTCACGAAGCTGTAAGTACCCCAAACGTTTAGGTTTATCAGCTTTTCTCTGCTGCTCCAATTTATGTGTGTTTTGAGCTTTGGTCTCCTGTAATTGACTATCTTGAAACCTTTTCACCAGCAGATAATCTGAATAATTACCCGGAAATTTGATTATTCCAATATCTGTGAAAACAAAGAGGAAATCGACAACTCTATCCAGGAAATACCGATCATGGGATACTGTGATAATGCAGCCTTTGAAAGCATCCAGATAATCTTCCAATATCTCCAGGGTTTTAATATCAAGATCATTTGTAGGCTCATCTAAGATAATAAAATTAGCTCCAAACATAAGCGAAGAGAGCAGATACAATCTTTTCTTTTCACCCCCGGAGAGGGACTTTAATTTTGACTGCTGCATTTTCCCATCAAAAAGAAATTTTTCCAGCATTTCCGAAGCAGAATGTAACATACCATCCTTCGTGCGGATATGTTCAGCATAATCTCTGATATAATCAATTACTTTCTGTTCAGGCTTAAAATCATGATTTTCCTGTTTAAAATAGGCAAATATTGTATTAAGTCCAATTTTGATACTGCCTTGATCAGGAGTTTCCTCACTAGAGATCAGGCGTAGCAGAGTAGTTTTTCCGCAGCCATTAGTACCGATAATACCAATTCTTTCCATCTTTTGAAAGATGTGAGAGAAACCACTAAAAAGGTGTTTCTCATCATAAGATTTAGCAACGTTTTTTAGTTCAAGAATAGTTTTTCCCATTCTCTTGCTGGCAAAAGCAATTTCCAGCTCAGAATTTGATACGAGATAAGATTTATCTATAAGTTCTTTAACGC
This genomic interval from Candidatus Stygibacter australis contains the following:
- a CDS encoding lasso peptide biosynthesis protein, coding for MKIRQRLLYFEMLVYIIEAWLLLTSNQLKKVKNYQKSDIHDLSPKDLERIVEFVDSKSEFYLKGNPNRCFYRAFILYNILSKMGLDLKINIGMSNMDDQREAKGHCWLSQEGKDLFEDEEPEKYPVYLGVREKIRYWMNDSSYMQGKHLQKKKNQKRNQEN
- a CDS encoding PqqD family protein, with translation MDFYNPETKFKLNEMITWRDVDDELIVLELESGNYFSMNDVGRFIWLKVIEEKDFGTIVDLITSEYDTIEDQAKQDASHFIKGLIDKKIIECQ
- a CDS encoding ABC-F family ATP-binding cassette domain-containing protein translates to MTKNIVSIEKLSKSFAEKLICQDASFGIHENNKIGLIGINGCGKSTFLKMLTGREPLDNGSIVFRSNIKIGYLPQIPELDDDLSVYQQIYFSSNPKYNLLRRYHQLEDEMKKPDVDLPELVAEQQRLMTEIDAKQVWDIEVKARKFLDILGFSDLSLNTGILSGGQKRRLDLARVLMDDPDILILDEPTNHLDVDIIEWLQEYLLNYKGIIIFVTHDRYFLDAVSNRVMEMEDGKIRFYDGNYGYYLQKKEFDLLDSERKETRRRAQLKKEIKWLHRGAKARTSKPKNHIDRVKELIDKSYLVSNSELEIAFASKRMGKTILELKNVAKSYDEKHLFSGFSHIFQKMERIGIIGTNGCGKTTLLRLISSEETPDQGSIKIGLNTIFAYFKQENHDFKPEQKVIDYIRDYAEHIRTKDGMLHSASEMLEKFLFDGKMQQSKLKSLSGGEKKRLYLLSSLMFGANFIILDEPTNDLDIKTLEILEDYLDAFKGCIITVSHDRYFLDRVVDFLFVFTDIGIIKFPGNYSDYLLVKRFQDSQLQETKAQNTHKLEQQRKADKPKRLGYLQLREMGEIENRIEQLELDKKELQDHILQNAANMKPADFKENSAKQELIAKELGKLEERWLELSTNED